The window TCCAGTGCAGTGGGTGCCCCCTCCACGGCCAGCGAGGGGTAGCCCATCCCCAGGATCCCATCAAAACTGGCATAGTAGAAAGGCTGGCTTGGTTCGTTGCTGCTGAGCCCAAACTCCTGTTTTGTGACCGTGATGTTCTGGATCTGAAGGGGAAGGGGACGCCAGGTCAGCCTGCATGCTTAAGCAAACCTGAGCAGCCGTTGGATGGGATGAGCGATGCTCTGAAAGTCCAGAGAGCACACTACAAGGTCACAGCTGGTGAAAACATCTCCAGGCAGGTGGGAAAATTAGCAGGAATTGTGTTAAGAGTAAAAACCCAGCTGGGCAGTCCTGCCCATCCCAGGCCCTGGTTTGCCCAAGTCTTGTTTACATGAGTCATAAAATCTTCCCTTAAGCTGCCCCCCAGGCTCCTTCCATCAGAGCACCCAGCTGGTGCTGGGGCACGGCGCCCAGGAAGACAAGAAGGTGCAGGGTGCACTTACCCTCAGCGTGTCGTAGCCCAGCACCACGCTGAGCGCCCCGCTGCCGTAGGAAAAGGTGTAAGTCTGGCCATTGTTGATGAAGGTGGAGGACGCGCTGGGATTGAACTTTGCGTGATTGACTGCATGAGAGAGAAGAGGGCAAAGCTGCTGGGCGCACGCTTGCCTGGCCCCGGAGGATTTCACCACCAGTCACTCTGCCAGGATAATGTCTTAGGAAAGGGGCTTCCCTGGGAGAGAGCAAGTTGCGAAGAGAGGAACGGGCTGTTCCCCTGCCTCACGGTTATCTCTAAGGCAGGGTTTGCATCCCAGATCTGCCTGTATCCCTCTCAAGGGAACAGCTGTTGTGATCACAACCACATCAGCTACCCAGCGTGAGCAAAGCCATCAGCAGTTAAATCCCCATCACTCTCCCACCGGTGGCGAGTTACATCAGATGAGCTCTGCTGGGGACCAGAACATCAGCTCTGCAGCTTTGCTCTTCCCTCCACCCAGCCATGAAAGGTCAGGCACCACCACTGAGATTTCTGCACTCTGGGGACACCCACAACAGCCGTAGTTGTTTGGCCACCTTCATTAGCCAGGCACACAAGGGCAGAGAGCTCTGTATTTCCCAAGGAAGGCACCAGCTGGTGCCAGGGAGCCGCTGTCCCAGAGCAGCATCCCAGAGCTGATCCCAGCGCAGGATCAGTTTTGGTCTGGCAATGCATCTTCCCCCGTGCGTTCGGCCTCcgctgtgctgctgggggagcCCTGCGCAACACGGCTGCGGTACTCACAGCACGCCGGCGTCTGGCAGTAAGTGGAGGGCACCCACAGGTTGGAGGAACCGGTGTCGAAGAGCACCAAGAAGTTTTGCGGGGGGGTCCCGAGGCTGATCTCCCCGAAGTAGAAGGACTGCAGATGAGAGATGGGGTATCTCCAATTGGCCACGGAGTCAGGGACAGACCAGGCTTttgcctcccagccctgctctggcatTCCAGCACTTTGTGGGGTGATGGGAAATGCCAGGCTCACGCTTGCAAATAAAGTAGGCAGGAACGAACTGAACctgctttttctcccaaaagatataatattcaatatttattttgtcatgCCTTTTGTTACATATAGAAAAGCATTGCTTTTCATTGCTGGGGGAAAGCTTTCCTAAAGTCTAAAACAGAAGCTTAAaaaagagtgggaaaagcaATATCTCACTCCTGGAGGCTCAGGGGTCAACAGATTGCTCCAGCAGCCgggaaggcagagggaaaggggagCGTGGTGTATGGGCAGGCAGCAAGAGGGGAACCTGGGGTACTCACATCCAGGTGGTTGCTTATCGGCTCATACACAACATAGTCATCACTGAAGTGGTATTTCTTAGCTGGatcatgtttcattttcttcaggtaGTCCTCTAGCACTCCGGCCTCCTGCATATTCTCCCGTATAGACTTGTATTTCTTCAGTTTGATTctgcacagagaaaaaaaaaaacaatccaaaATACAGCAAGAAATCAGGAGTTTTGGGTATTTTCAAATGATCCGTTCTCTGAGCTCCTTTGAACCCCACCACGATGGGAGCCCTTCGCTCAGCTGCCTTGTACgtccccaggggctgccctCCCAGCGAGGGATGCAGCCTGGACTCAGCCCACGATGGTCCAGGAGGCTGGAGTCACACCTGGCTAGACTTGGGCAGCACCCCTGGGGACGCAGTGCAGCCCGTGCAGGTTACAGCTGCAGCCCGTCTCTGTTGtctgccctcctcctgctgcagcagctgctgcaggacacCCACCTCACCAGCCCCTCTGAGAGCTGCAGAAACACCAGCGCCAGGACGAGCCACTTCATGGTGCCGGAGTTGTCCACTGGGCTGCACACACCTCAGAGACCAGAGCATGCAGGCTGAGCTGCCCGGACTCCCCAGTTTTATACTGGGAAGCAGTGACACCCCCCACCAATTATCTGCTGACCTCTATTTTCCATTACCACCATGTCCACCCCCAGCTTCAAGGGCTTCTTTGTATTTTGGGCCACGAGGATTTTGAGGAGTTTGTGTCCTTAGCGAGGTGCTCAGGTAAGAATAGAGCAACACACGTCTTTGATAGCAAGATCAAAGGGTTACCACTGGATAAGAGGCCAGCCCTTATCACAGCAAAGAGAGGAGTGACCCAAATGCCACCGTGGTGGGGCGTTATCTGTGTTCGACAAAACCTGTTCAAACCTTTTCCCAAAACAAAGGTGCTCAGGGCTCTTGGTGCAGAATGGAAACACGTCAGACTTTTGTCTGCTGTTCTTCcaccagccagcccagctgcccgCCCGTGGGGACCTTCTGGCCTGGAGGAGGGATGACTGCTGACATGGAAGCTTTTCCAGGGCACAGAGCcggctgctctgctccccctgTCTCAGGGGCTCATTGAACCCATGAGGTTTCTTCTTCTGTGTTCTCATAGGTGGTTTCCAACACTGTTCTGCCTTCTCGTCCATCCTTCTCCAATTCTTCTGCTCTGTCCTTCTCCGTGTCTTCATCAGCCTCCCAGTCCTTTGCCATCCTCTCCTCCACATACAGCTGGTTTCCatatgtcacagaatcacagaatgccaggttggaagggacctcagggaccatctagtccaacctttctaggatgagcagtctagacaagacggcccagcaccctgtccagacaactcttgaaggtgtccaacggggccgagtcaaccccttccctggggagattattccagtggtgactgtcctcgctgtgaaacacttccctcttgtgtccaatgggaatctccccaagagcaacttgtgcccatcccccttgtcctctccatgggactccgtgtaaaaagggagtctccatcttctttgtagctgccccttaagtcctggtacgtggggatgagatcccctctgagcctccttttctcaaggctgaacaaacccagctctcccagcctgtcctcgtacGGCAACTtcccagcccttggatcatcctggtggcccttctctgggccccttccagcctggccacatcctttctgtacagcggggaccagaactgtacacagcgctccaggtgtggcctgaccagcgctgagtagagcaggatgatgacttcttcatctctgctggcgatgccctttttgatgcagcccagcagcctgttggccttcttggccgcagcagccactgttcgctcacgttgagcttccccccaccagggcccccaggtcccttcccacagagctgctctccagccaggtgcatcccggtctgtgctgcactcccggattataTCATACACCTCCATCCTGGTTCTGCTCTCATACTGTTTTGGAcagaaatcactttttttttcctttttttttttttttacttttgtggaACAACTGATTCCCTTTCCATCCTGTGTTAAAGGCCAGGCACCACACCTCCCTGCATGGAGGTGTTTAACCAACCCGTGGGTGTGTTGGCCGTTGGGGTTCGCCAAGACACACCTTCACCCACCGGGTCCTTGCACCAGCCCAGAGAGTCAGGaaatttcttgtttgctttatttttttcctgtgaaaaaaagagaaccaCAAAGACGGACCTCCCAAACTGCCAACAAACACCCAAACAGaccaaaatgttttcacttATAACCTTAATGTTTTCTAGGAAACAGACCAAAATGTTTTTGGTTATAACTTAAACATTTTCTAGCAAATGgaccaaaatgttttcagttataACCTAAATATCTTCTAGACGTCCTCTGGCACGGCTTGCATCCCTGCTCCGAGCAGCCTGGCTCTTCACAGCGGGGAAATCGCGCTCTCCGTCATCCACCGATAGCCCGGCACCGCTATCGCTGCGCTCATCCCACGTCAACGCTCCGCACAGATTTTATTCCATTGGGACCACCGGCTAGTGTGTGTCCTTTGCTGGATATTGAGACTATAATAAAGCAATTATCTTGTTTGCTAGCAGGATTGTCAGAAAGATCAACTTATTAAGAttggataaaaagaaaattctggcTGAAAGCAAAGAGCGGTTATCAAAACGTCAATATACCAAGTGTTATCTGCAGGTCCCCACAGGGACTCAGCCTTGCCAAAACACAAAGGAATAAGGTGCCCTCTacagcacacacaaacacattcTACTTTTGGCACTTCTTGACCCAAAGTTAGACAGCACTTGTTTGCCGAGGCATTTAGTCTACCAGGAATCGAGGATTTACAGTTTCCAACACCAGAGATCCCGTGTCCCTGCGCGGAGCAGGACTCGGCCAATGGCACACACCCACGCTGCTCCAAGGCAGGACTCCTCCTCGGGGCCAAGCTCGGGgcatttctcctcctttccctccagtttctgttctgtgttggTGCAATGGCCCAGCCCACACGCAAACAGCTCCAGCCCAGGGAGCCCCGTCTCTCCCAGATGAGTACGGATCCCCTTTGCATCCCGCGGCCAACTCTGCCCCCTCTCCCGGGACAGTGCAGTGGGCAAACGAGATGATCCATGAGCAGCAGCTGTCCTGGCCATCCAGAGGGCTTAAGCTCTTTCAACATGAATCAACAAATCCTATTAAATCCAACAGCCACTGCAGAGGTGGGCACCATCTCCCAAAAGCCGGTAGCTCTCGACAGAGCATTTTGCAGGATTAGAAATGGGCTCTGAAGTGGGGTCCAGCCTCCCCCATGACCCAAAGACCCCTCCCACCTGCAGACACCACTCCCAGAGGGGACAGAAAAGCCTTTTCAAAAACATTGCCATCATCCTGAACTTCCTAGTCTGCTCTAGGCTCTGCTCTACCCATGGCAAAAACGAAGAGAAGTGACTGGTCCCAACTCCAGGACAATTTACCACCCTGGTTCCTCCGCCTCTGCCCCAGACacaagcttttgctttttacctCAACAATCGGCAGCACAGAACTTGATAAACATGAGCATGGGACTGCCGAGAGCTCCCCTGGTCATTAAAGCCTGTCGCTGTTGTAAGCACCGTGTCAGCTAAAACCCTTCCTGAAGGTGCTGAAGCCCATCCAAGGTAGAGCTCTCCCCCTCAATAATTTAAACAGTCTTGCTCTAtgtgattaatttaaaataactataTACACTTTGCCTGGAGCAGAATTGCCCTCCGCTTGGGTTCTCCAACCAAGAAAAGCTGTTGGTGGGAGCTGCAATGGCATGGGTATGTCTGAAGCAGCTGTGTTTATGAACTGCGCACAAGCACACGCATCCTTAACTCAGCACTGCACAGGCTGGTTTTAGTGCTTTATTTCCAAAACAGAGATTATAGCACACAGATGAACAGCTTCCATCcacattaaaacaaatactCCTCCTTTCCTACGCAACCATGAGAACGGTTCCTGAAATTAACAGCTATTCTCTAGGTCTAACATTTAAATTCCCAAACCATGGCAATGATCAGCTACTTCATGATGGTCTTCTCTTGCGGGCAGTTTCCAAAGACGCCTCCAGTCACCCTGCTCAGCCCCAGACCCCCGGCTGATGTGGGAGCTCTACATCACCTCCTTATACACCCCAAAACAGTCCCCACCTCCCTGCATCGGTGTCCACTCACGTACCTGAaatttagaaatgcaaaatcaCAAGAGATTTTTCCCACGGTGCTGGGAACTATCCTGAAAACTCCAAGTCAAATACCCATGGCAAACGCCACGCTATTTTCAAGCTACTTTTGACTTCTTTTTGGTAGGGTTATCAAAGTCTTCctagaaagagaaatgaaaagtgtttccttgtgtttctgtcctgggatgggatggaaataaaaatatgggtTTATCATCAGTTGTATTACCTCCTTTGGTTCCCTTCCAGCTCTTACCTCCAACGCTTTAGAAAGTCAGGGAATGACcctgaaggaaagaaacatgTAGGTTTGGGTTGTGGAGGCACGGCACATGAAGGCGTGCTCGCTTAGGAAGGCACAGATGGCCCTATTAGCTGTTCTTAAGTAATTTCTTGCTAGGAAAGAGTTTTCAGGCAGAATTCTATAAGCCAAGGAATTAAACTGTGCATGTTACTGCACGATTAGCTCTCATTTGCTGTAGAGtttggaaaaacaagcaaatcaACTATTTGCACAGAGCGATGGCAGAGAGCCCATGGAAAGGCCCTGTGCCTAGAGCAGATCAGCACAGCCAGGAAGAGTGAAGCCACATCTTGTTCAACATTGACAAAAGCACCTCATTCCCACCAGCCCCCAAATTCCACCACTCCAAACTATTAGCTTAAATTACCTATGGTGGAAACAGCCTGTCTTAAAGGGTAGGTACTCCAGAGACTACAAGTATTCTCACTATGTTCAGCCTATATTCATAACAAATCAATTTCCAAAGCAACTTCATTATTTCCTCTCGATGGAACTTCCTCAGTGGAAGTCTGGTCTACGCCCTCATGACCAACTGTCAGCGATGGCTCTGCCCCAAAGAGGGACTCCGTGAAAGAGTCGGTGGCTTCAGAGCCTCATCCAACCATTTGTGTGAGTTCAGCTTCCAGCTCAAACAAGCAGCACGTGGAATTGTCCTGCAGCAAAGACACCCCATGGGTCACCAGCCaacagagagggaaaggggTCTGTCTCTACATACAtgtttctcttcatttattttttaagccgATTGCAGTGAGACTAGCCAGGTGGAAGACAGCAACCATTGCTCCAGGTAGAACACATAAGGACATAGACATTATTCCTTCAGGGGAGGGAGACCTGGAAGAATAAAGGTTGCAAGAAATCCAGCTTGAATTGCGTGAGGACAACTGGTGATTGTTGGCCTGGCTTTCCAttgtaaacaaaaattaaagttCACTTTGAAAGGTGTCAGTTGTCTCTTTGCACTGCTCACAAAAGACAGGACCACCGGATAATCATCATATTCCATTTATTCTGTATACATTCGTAGTGCACATTAACGTAAGACATGAGCACTCCTCGGGTCACATAGCACTGCTGTTCTTCACCTGTAAGGTTACACCCGGATGAGATCTGAAGAGGGACTGAATGGATATCCATAGAAATAACCTGAAGAAGCAATTACACAGCAAGATCAACCCCTCTGGTCAGAGCAACTGAATCCCCGGTGGCCAGAGCCCCGAAGCACCTTTGTTTTTCTGCCACATCAGAAATGTTCAGTATCAAAGACACCAGTACAAGTAACAACAAGGAGAGTCGCATGGGAGAAGAGCTTGAGATAACACAGATGCATCTGGGCCTTTCAACTGTAAAAATCACATTCACgtatggaagaaaaacaaattagatCCCTTCTTTACAATTAGCCTTTTCCATACTCTGGCCTGTAATTGCCAACTTCAAAGCTCTCAGGATCTCCACTAACGTATTCACCTTTGGTCCTGTTCAGTAACAGGAATTAAACCTGTTCTGCTACCAGTAGGCGGCATTTCAAGACGAGCCAAGTTTGGGGGAAAGACAAGCTTCCCAGCAAGGCTGACGGCAGCCCTCCCAGAAGCTGAATTTAGGCAATGCGTTCATTAACGAGCATTCGTTAACGATACTTCACAGTCAAGATACCACCCGAGAGGGCTGAGCAGCATCACATGGAGGGACAGAGGAGAGACTTCAGGAGAAAACAGCTGAGAGAACAGACAGCTGTAACACCAAGccctggtttggtttttctctcAGTGAACAGCATGGCTTAGgtaataaaaacaacaataCTTCAGTAGCAATTAACATATTCAGGTTTCTTTGTAGAAATATTGATTCCTTTAATCCTCGCAATCCAGCCTCTCCTTTGCCATCCTCGCCCTGTAAGGCAGGTACATCTCACAGATACTCAAACCTCCCTCCCTAGAGGGAAAAGCAGGCACATAAAATggatcaaaaggaaaaacaaatgaaaaaaaccctcccatgATAAAAGATAACTGAATGCCGGGAGAAGTTATATTCCTACCAACAGGTTCCTAGGAAAGGGAAGGGTAAAAGATCTATTTATGCATTCACCAAGGAAGAAATATCAGGGAAAGAAATCCGATTGATTAACTCAAAACTCAAACAAGAACCACTTAAAAAGGTTAAGACAGTCAAATTCTCTCTGCATAGCACACAGCTGCTTACCAAGTCATCCCTTGAACTTCAATCTCacaagcagaggaaggaaaccaGCAAAGAGCAACACAGTCCCCAGCGGGGGCCACCCAGTCCTGCTCCGCAGCGAAGTACGTAATCCAACAGCCAGGCCTCCGCCGTTACCCAGGATAGCTTCGTTTTGCTGCCTCTTCTTCAGAACCAAAGAAAGTCTCAGCAAACAGAACCGCTGACTGAACACAGCTCCTTTTTCCAAGTTACCAATTCACAGACCAAACATCGAGGGAAACCACCCGCCTTGCAGAAGCAAGCTGGGGAG of the Phalacrocorax carbo chromosome 23, bPhaCar2.1, whole genome shotgun sequence genome contains:
- the LOC104042869 gene encoding pepsin B is translated as MKWLVLALVFLQLSEGLVRIKLKKYKSIRENMQEAGVLEDYLKKMKHDPAKKYHFSDDYVVYEPISNHLDSFYFGEISLGTPPQNFLVLFDTGSSNLWVPSTYCQTPACFNHAKFNPSASSTFINNGQTYTFSYGSGALSVVLGYDTLRIQNITVTKQEFGLSSNEPSQPFYYASFDGILGMGYPSLAVEGAPTALEGMLQQNQLTQPIFSFYFSRQPTETYGGELILGGIDTWLFRGDIVWAPVTQELYWQVAINEFAIGQSATGWCSQGCQAIVDTGTFLLTVPQQYMDSFLQSLGAQLTSYGYAVDCNKVQNMPAITFVISGAEFPLYPSAYVFEKNGYCTLGIEATYVPSQNGQPLWILGDVFLKEYYTVFDMANNRVGFAPSA